CGATCCGCACGGTGGAGAGCGGCTGTACGAGCACGGTGAGCCGCACCAGGAAGTCCCGGCCCGGTACCCGGCCGTGGTGGACGGCGTTCGCGCTGAGCTCGGCCACCAGGAGAGTCACGGCGTCATGCTCCTCGGTGCCGTACGGGAGCCCCCAGGCGTGCAGCCGCTCCGCGCACAGCCGGCGGGCGAGCCGGGCGCCACGGGGCGTGGAGGTGAAGCGCATCTCGAAGTGGTGTGCGGACGTGGTTGGTTGGGTGGGGTGAGCAGTGCTGGTGGGGTTGTTCGTCATGGCTCCACGCTGAGCCGTGGTGGCGTAGCGTGACCATGGGTGACGCGCCGTCGCGTTCCGCTTGTACGCGGGCGGGCGGTGCGGTGTACGCGCGCGGAAGGGTGGCGGCGGTGCGGGACGATGACGCGGGGGCCGGACGGGAGCCGGTGGAGCCGCTCGGGGCGGCGGAACCGGCGGGACAGCGGCCGGAGGACGAGCCCGGGCAGGGTGTGGTCACGGCGTTCGGGCGGCAGTTGAAGTTGTTCCGGACCCGGGCCGGGCTGGAGCGGGCGGAGTTCGGGAAGCTGGTGGGATACGCGGCGCAGTCGGTCGCCTCGTTCGAGCAGGGGCGGCGTATCCCGCCGTCCAGGTTCATCGACCGCGCGGACGAGGTACTGGACGCGGGGGGTGTACTCAAGGCGCTGAAGGAGGAGGTGGCGCGGGCGCAGTATCCGGCCTTCTTCCGGGACGCGGCGAGGCTTGAGGCGGAGGCCCTTGAGTTGTTCCTGTACGCGACGCAGGCCGTGCCTGGGCTGCTGCAAACGGAGGAGTACACGCGCGCGCTTCTCGCTATGCGGCGACCACTGTTGGATGAGGCCACCATCGAACAGCGCGTTGCCTCTCGGGCAGCCAGACAGGACATCTTCGGCCGATGGCCTGCCCCACTGATGAGTTTCGTCATCGATGAGGCAGTGCTGCGGCGCCCATATGGTGGGACAGTTGTG
The genomic region above belongs to Streptomyces marianii and contains:
- a CDS encoding helix-turn-helix domain-containing protein yields the protein MRDDDAGAGREPVEPLGAAEPAGQRPEDEPGQGVVTAFGRQLKLFRTRAGLERAEFGKLVGYAAQSVASFEQGRRIPPSRFIDRADEVLDAGGVLKALKEEVARAQYPAFFRDAARLEAEALELFLYATQAVPGLLQTEEYTRALLAMRRPLLDEATIEQRVASRAARQDIFGRWPAPLMSFVIDEAVLRRPYGGTVVLRGVLEQILLIGQKRNVEIQVMPVSREDNAGVDGPFTLITTRTGDHVAYLEVQGRSILLTDRNEVRSVAARHGIIRSQALTPQETTELVEKLLGEL
- a CDS encoding ATP-binding protein, giving the protein MTNNPTSTAHPTQPTTSAHHFEMRFTSTPRGARLARRLCAERLHAWGLPYGTEEHDAVTLLVAELSANAVHHGRVPGRDFLVRLTVLVQPLSTVRIEVADTRGERLPEPAEHFPGPDRTDGRGLLLVAALADRWGWGPRLCAAPGKVVWAEYDRRNLDAQTVLGQM